In Styela clava chromosome 10, kaStyClav1.hap1.2, whole genome shotgun sequence, the sequence CGTTCCGTGGTACTAGGGATAGTTTGTAAGTCATGAGAGATCATGATTACTTCCTGCTTCCGGGACCATACTGCTGACCTGGCAGGTTTGAACCTAAAATTGTGAccgcaaaattgaaaatcataaTGATTAAAGAAAACAGTGGACTATATGTGGACTTGAAGATGTTTCATTGTTACCGATACGGTAAAGCCTTGGAGCACCGAGTTCCTTTAAAAGATCGGTTGGAAAGCATAACGAAGTGGGTCATGTATGCCTATCTGAAAAAGTGTTCCCctttaaaataaaacgaaaCGATAATAAAACAAAACGATTCAAGTGAAATATCGGGTCCTATTATAGGAGTAAgtgagaatttaaaaaataaaataatagccttctatcCATCGATTGGTCTATTAGGTACAGAGAAAAAAGGCAAAAAACGACGAATAGATTCACTTCTTGTCCACTAGTAACCAAATCAATCGTATCTCACCTCAAAATCAGCGTCTTTTAACGATTCTTTGTTCATATTGTACAGTGGGCTATCGGCATCAATAGGGTGGCAAATAGTTTGAGGAGTTACGAGAAATAGTCTGTCGGAATCGTTTTTCAAATCAAGATGGAGATCTATTTGTTCCAATGGTATAAATTCACCTTCGAGTGTTGTTCGAGAGTAGATATATTGCATCCTGTAAAAAAacatgacgtcacaatagtaaAACAAAATGGCGTACGTTGTATTTTCACAGAGCTCAGTCAGTGGCGTTCTGACACGTTAACGTTCCGATAAAGCAGACACTGATACATAAGACAATGATATATTGCAAAGACCGGTATCTACGTGGAATAGCCTTGTATACCCCATTTATTCGAGGGTGAAGCTCTTTCTGTGTGCATGGATTTAAAAACCATTGATTATTTGTTTCACATAGTCAACGgcaaaaattagaaattatacTTAAGACGAGGATAATTGATGTATTTACCTTATAGTTGCTTCCACCAAATGACTTTTCCTCAAGTTCCCGACACGAACCATGAGACACATTTGTCCGTCTCGAACATTAACGCACGCTTTCTTACTAAAAAGTAATGTTTCGGCTCGCTTTTTCGGTCtgcaaagaaattttttttaaaattgtataaaaagaATAATGGTTAAAAGCGTTTCACCGGCATTGTCTAACAATTAAATGATAGGGTCTTGAATacaatcatatttttttcatactgtctttcaaattttacatatacaagaataataatgttataaaataatatagtaCCGTGAAATTTTGGCCATTATTAAACCAATCATAAAAGCATCGATAACGCATCCGAATACTGATTgtaaaacaacaataattataGCTGACGCACATTCTTCTGTCACCACCCTGAGTCCGTAACCTGGAAAAGAACAGAACTATATTTAAGGAAGGAAatgtaagaaaatatttttacgccTCCTTCACTCAGAACAATTCTCTGTATAAGTAATCCATTGTTACGTGAGTGAAGCACAAGCAATGAAATTTCCCCAGTTTCCCACACTATAAAAAAGGTTTGGTAAATTTACCGTCATTTTAGGGGGGAAATGGTGCGTTTGTTACACCTTGCTAGTTATGAGATTCGAAGCCGAGATTTTTTCGCCTATGAGGCAATGCACTTAAAATCGATTTGTGGAAAATGTGGTATTTAAGCACTTATCAAAATAACTTAGACCAGTTTTTTTAAACTGGGACCTTGCCCCTCTGGTGAGACACATGACGGTTCTCTGTGCTTTCGTTTGTTGGCTTTTTTATCTTTGGAAGGGTTAATCTTTGGAAGGGGTTAATCTTTGGAAGGGGCCCACACCAAGAGTGAGTTTTAAAATGTATAACCGGAGTAATTATTGCCATTTCGaacagttggggttacgtgaaactaactacctttccttgctctatgccttcgcgcaggtggatccgtataCTTATAACGCAAGGATGATGTAGCAAGAATGAAACTGActtttctatttaattcaaggGTCTTGATTCCCACTAACACAGATGTGTTGAGGTCAGAGGTTACATAAATACagttgtgttagtgtgcagcaagactctcgAATCAAATGGAAAAGATTCATATTTGCAGTTCATACAGTGAATAATACTTGGTCTTCGTTGTTCAGCAATTacaataaacaacaaaaaattcaaaacatgcTTACCAATAGTGGTCTGAGTTTCCAGTGAAAAAAGAAATGCAGATGTAAAAGGAGCACTGGCTTCAAGATTGTTAATGCAAGCTGTCTCATTTCCGCCTTCTACAAAATCTCCATGTACGTGCGCTATCAACCAGTATAGGAGTCCAAAAAACAGCCAGCTGGAATTAAAATGAACATTCAAAAATAGTACACTGTataaaattacaataattttaGTGCGTTTTGTTATTTACATTTGTTCAAAGTGTGAAATATAGTGTGAGGGTTAGAGGTTATTTTTAGATAGCACAGTAAAGTTTCTTTCGTATATGAAAATAACAACTTGAATCCCAAAGAATTTCGGCGCTATGGGGATGATGTATGCCGCAATGGGGATGATTTACGGAGTGACACAAAAACAGAACTCATGTCATTTAGAACATATTCTAGCAAGAACATAACTTTCGTGCAAAGaagattattgaaatttttggtACAATCGTATACAAACAGAAATTTAAATATCTAAGTGTTTAAAAATGTCTCCTTTTTAGAAGTTATTAGGCGAAATATAATGATCCTGTTTTTCGTTAACATTTCAATTGTGGAAGATTTCCATTCCACTTGATTAACAATTCATAAAGATACTCCAgcaaaaatcaaacaaataaaactttgtTCATTTTGTAAAAACCAATTTACCTTactttaaaatattacgagCGTCGGAACTAACAGTCATTAAAATGTAATATcgatatatttttgtttagttAGCGGAGGAATGCGTATTATTTTCTGCAGAAAAATCGATCAAATATACTTGCGTTTAAATGTAAATTAGGAGGATGAATGGAATTGTCTAAAGCCATGGGGCCGGGCAATCAGTCCCATAGTTTCGGAGTGGGTACACTCCAAACCCCGCGGCTTTCCGTTGAGAAACTTTTGAATAGATATGCAAAACGAGTATGCCAAGTCTATTTATTATTCATTGCAATCATTGCGATTTTTAAATACTTTGTTCATGCGCTGTAGAGGTCTATCTCTCAGTTAAAATACAATAACACCGAAATTACATTGATTTCGACTGTTTTTCAGTTTAACCATGAAATTGCTGCACTTACTTAAACCACACAATTTTCCGGGTCAAAGTTTCCGAATGCTCGTATGAAATATTAAACAGTTTCTAAACATCATTAAATGGATATTGGCAAAATTACAATAATACGTATTGTCGCTGGTTTACCACCATAATTATGATAATTATGAACCGAATATTTAAGCGGATAGATGTAAGACAACTTACCGAAGCgccaaaaatatttctaatttctTACTTTCTCATGTTTACATGTTGTTTTTCAGCATGATTTACGTCAAACGCACGTAAAGTAATTTACCTTACTGCCTTAGGGAAATAAGAAATGGGTATTCGTAAATTTTGCGCGCGATGTACGTcaacttttaataataattattagtACGCATAGCATCGCACTCTTTTTGTCCGCCATTTCCCCCCAATTCTAAAAGTGTACCCGCCAATTAAACTCACCTTATGATAAATGCAGTGCTAAATAGAAGTAAATTCCAACGCCATCTCAGGTCCACACATGTTGTAAAAATATCTGCCATAAAACGTTGTGGTTTGTCGCTAAGATGTGCATGGCTGACGTTACAGTGCCCTGATTTCTTGATGAACCTAAAATGACATCACACGTTTATTTACACGTCACTATtagtgacgtcatcaaaatgaaCGCATAGTATTCCACGACCTGGGGCAGGCAGCATATAGTTTAAAAACAAGCCTTGGTAGATAAACTGAACAGCTGGTTACACAATCAATCATGCTTTAATTTGACGGGTGATTAAATCGTTTATTAATTACTGATTTGCCTTTTGACCTGCACAAttataaatgataattaatgatattgtatTTATAGCATTTGTTCGGAAAGGTCAGCGGACTTAGTGAACTCTACCACTGTAGCCTATGTAGCAATGAGGAACTGATGAGactttataaaatataacagaCGATTAAAAGGGATACATCTTCATGACTAGCGCGAAGGTGGAACCGCCAGAAAGTGCGCAACTTTTGATggcgtcatcgcacacaaaaacgaatcccatagtaTATGAGCATAgtgcccacagaaattttttatAGGAATAAAGTTAATGGCCTTCTAtagaaaaataccactaaaaattcaaattcaaagcAATTCGTCCAATAGTTGatgagaaaagcgactttttcataacaacaagaagaaaataccatcaataaacaacaagaacaacataataacaaaatggtTTACAatccgtgtccaataataaaaatatatttaggtTTACTGTCTGTAATATGTCAATATATGGAGACAATTTATATTCCACGGAAGACAGTATGTTACACATATGACCCAATAAAGGGGGTAATTGCTAGAGCTTCGATAAAGCCACAACCGCAATCTTTTTATTCAAAGAAGGCTGACTGTTTGTTGCAAAATACGCATTTAGTTTATAAAACGTTAAAATGGGGAAGACGAAGAAGACCAAACGGTATCTTATTGATTACAATTATATACGAGGTGAACGCCGTTGAATAATTCGCGCTAGGCGTGTAAAAATGAAGCCGCAATTTTCCAATGCATGCACACAGAAAGAGAATGATCGGAATAGATCAGCCGCAGAAATCAACAAGCTGTAAAGCTAAAATGAGATTCAGAGAAACCGTACCGCAGATTTTCACGAAAACCCATGTACTTGTACATTTTAAATAAACCAATCTGTATAAAGAATATTGTATCACTGACACCTGCTTATCATAGGAAAACACATACCTGtggatattttatataatatgtataaaataaaaattcaaacaaatgtaacataatataataatatattataatatttgctGTAGCATATCAGGTCaatctcattttaatattagCATCCCACATAATTGCAAGAAATATGATAAAGAGATGAATACGGTACAAGGATATCATAGTGCGACGAATTAACATGCCACATAAGGTAGTTATAACATAATCTTGTAAAATGGAGACTTATGTTTCTCAAATTTTGAACCAGTGCGCATGGATTTGATTATAATGAATCCCTCAAATGAACATTTGGGTGGGGTAGGAGACTACAAGCGGTATTGTAATATCAcagtttaatgacgtcatattttCTACTGTGGCGTCactgatattaaaaatttaaaggGCAGgcgaaaatatatttaaatatttgaagtgAGAAAAATAAAAACCTGCATTTCTTTTTTCTGTGTAGTAATCGGTTCGAAGAATGACGCATAATTTCATTGGTATATTCATTGCTTCTATATGGAGGAAGACTTTCTTCTTTACTTCTACAACTATCGATGCTTGTACAAGTCATGATCACTGCATTATtactaagaaaaaaaaaaaagtggtcACGTCACGTAGTCACGTAGATGTAGATGTGAAGCAGAGTTATAGCAAATTTGGGGTTATAAGGAAGTTGGGGTTATCTGCTAGTACTGATAGAGTTCTAGTCTCACTGATGCTACATAATCGATAAATTCCTCGTTATTCTGTATCTGCTAGGATTATGCTACACTATTTCTAAAACGCATTATCTCCTATCTACTTTATATGCCTAATGAAGTAAAAAGTAAGATTGTGCTACTTTATGTACCAAATTCTGAGCTACATTATGGGTtcgaatttcaaaaaaaaaaaatcaaaacaagattATTTCATGTCTTACGCACGTGCGTGTACCAAAGACGCGGAACGTTCTACGCGTCATGTGACTCAAGTAACTTACGTATTGTTTTTTGAGAAAACAACTTTAATTGTAAGTCCAGAGTACACCATGGAAATCAATAGAATGTGGAAAGAAATGATATTAGATGAAtaacaaagtggtattttgtaaaatatattcatatttgacGTAATTATCGGAAATTCGAAACCTGCTTTTCCTGCTGAAACGGCACATGAGTCAAGCTATAGTTAAGAACAAAAAAAGTTTCATACCAATCATTCCAAACGGGCTCATAGACAACCCATTTTGAATGTAAACAAAGAATAGTATATGAGCAAGACGGCAAATCGAAGGATTTTATAATTTGGTTATAACATGAATTCTATATTCGATTTTAGAGTAGTGCTCTGCACGCATGGATTTGATGTGCGGATTCGGCGACCCGAACAGTTTTTCGACACGTCggatagaaaataaaaattgatatacAAACATGAACTATTGGCGAGAAATATCCGATTTCGTATGTTTCATTCTGTCATGTAGTAAATACAAATATGATAAAACCGATTTAGCAAGCGCACACACgcgcgataatttttttttatcttcctTGTCTGTATGGGGAATGGTCTAATTGTTAGTTCATAGTGCGTCCTCCTAGTGCGTTGTTTAACTTTCATTTGCACAGCAATACCCAGTACAAATACAGTTTGTAGAGCGTAAAAGGAATGAGTAACATGGAAATCCCACCAGAGTATACCATTCAGCCCATAGGTACGATATATATAACCATTATATGTGTATCTTGACCTCAGGTAATCTCATTATGTTCTAATGAGTTTCAATTTCTGTCTCATAATTATGGTTTCCGACTTCCGGTTGTCAAAGGTCAAGTCGTTAAAGCTAATTCACGATTCTGACCTCGACCAGTCAAAGTTTATATGTGCAATTAAACACACGAGATAGAAGAATAAATCAGTTAACGGCGTTCATCTCGTGGACGTGCTTATTAAATACCATATTCAATATCTTGTTACGAGAAATACTTGATGAGAAACGCAATTTGCATTTATAATTCATACCTGTCATTATCTTCCTGGTGAATGCACTTTTCTTTTCTTTCTATTCCTGGATCGGTGATTTGTACGTATGCATCTCCTTCGCCCGATTCGATTCTAGAATTAAATAAGTTAGAACGTAGTAAACATGGTAGCATGGTAATAGGTTGGTAACTTTGCAACAATAAATGTTTTACTCGACTATATTCACCatattatgaataaaaagtcaGTAATTAAcatcaaaattgaataaagGCGGTTTCAGGTATTCAGAaaattaaaactgattttatttttggacaaattttcatattttcgcAGTGCACTCgtaaataatattgtattttacgacaaaaattaaacaaaatatttttttttatatcgttCAAAATAGAAATTCATTATGCAAATAAGAAtagtaaacaaaaatatgagttttttttttaatgaaattaccGATAGCCATGCGTAATTCAGTAAATTCATAAACATATATTCACGCCACCAATaaatatactattttattttctacACCTTTCTAAAAATTCGTCCAACAAACCTACTCCCTCAGactaatattttatacaaaaactGTTAGCAGGTTATAGAACCATTTCACACAAATAAATAGGCTGAATTTAAGTATATAGTATCAATATGTACAGTCACAACAACGGCTGTGAAACGACACCAGGCCCAAATTTACTAATTACTACTTTACATTAATATAATAACAAGAACATTTTAATGATGTATCTGTTTCTAACGACTAATTTGCTCAAAATTTATAACTTTCGTTTCGAACTTTCTCATCCGTGTTTGGAGACAATCAATCGTATCTCATCTATCAAACAAACTCATGTCGTGTCTCCATATATTTACACTTTTTATTCGTGTTAATCTTCTATTTGTTATTCACCACGATATGTTTACAAGACATTTAGAGAAATAATGAAATAACaagaattaattaaatattatttgatctTAATTGGTGTGTTGTTACAGGTCAGATCTTGTCCACCTTTGACCGGTGGTCAAGTAGACAAGTTTGCAGCAATTAGGCGCCATTTTGTTATGTATCACCACCTAAAATAGCTTCATTGTCTAAAATTTAGACTCTAAATTGACATTAGTTCTTCAGAATTTCAGGCAGTATTCATGTGAAATGCCTTTTTGTGCGAATTTTTGTAACAAAAGAAATAGTGTACGCTGGTCAGGATTTTTTTGTAGCGTTGCTTCCATATAATTTCACTATCAATATTATCACGTTAAATTTCGCGATGTAAAAGTAATTTTCTCCCAACagtacaaaaatttttttttctgttaattGTTTTATCGATACATTATATAAGTAGACTTGCTTTTTCGATTTTTGTTCAAGAGACCCGATTAGAATCgattttttatttgaacaaaGAGATTTTCTCCCAAAGTAAGAGCGACTTTTCAACTGCATTGAAATCCCTAGCGTGCAATTATTTGTGTATGCTTTCACGCGGAAGTAACTGCACATTATGGTACAAAGTTTAAAAGTGGAAATTACATGAAAGCGCGAACGCGAATTTATTATTGCACAAAATACATGTGACCTGTCAGTTATTATGATAGTTGCATGTGGAAAGGCAGCTATTTGGGAATTCAggaatcaaataatatttgaagattTGGATAATTTCCAATCAGTTAtgagaataatttttaaatgtaaaattagagggatgctgaaaaatatggcatcaaatatgaaaaatagctTTTTGGAGGATGGAAGAATTGAAAACTTGTTAGAAAAGTCGGTAATGTCATAGCTTTTGATAGTACATTTTTAAGATTGACGAGTATTGATAATATTGactgtttttataaataaaaaaaaaaatattaaaaaaaaaaaaaaaaaaaaaaaaaaacgcgaatTTACACTTGGTGTTAAAATTAAGAGGGTAAAACATGAAGAATATCACAAACACAACGATTAACGTATACCAATATTgttttcaattcaattatttttgaattcgaatatttgatcACATTTAGAAAAATCCGGACGtcggatttttttatttatactcACTAACGAATGGGAGCCCAAATAGTTGGCTTCTCCCCTCATTTGCATGTGTATATTTGTAATCTCCTATTTCAAGCACAAAAGTTTTGAGCTAATTCTTAGAATTTCAAAATACTGATTTAAGTTGATAATTCCTTTGAAATACATTCATAATAGATAATGCTTGATTTTTATGTTAACAAAGTCAATTACCATGAAATAGAAGTAAATTTTCAATCTTTCTTTCCCATTccatataaattattattgataataatattagGCTTATGatggaaacattaaaatgatGACAGATGATGATGTGGTCAGTTTTATCATGGGGGTAAAGGACAGTGATTGGGTTGCGAACAAAACAAGATGAATGACGTACTTTGTTGTTGATGGGTCTGTCAATAAATGACCAAAAATCAATTCAATGTGCGCGGGTATGAACTAAGAATCGCGGTCCCGTCGGGAGGAATCTTTCAATTGATTCTATTTTGGGAAATGCAGTCGGAACTATTACAAAgtattacaaaagtttaaatttaAACGATTATATATGAATTGTATCTTGTTTAGAAGTTGCCttgaaaaaaaacttgttatCTTTAAATGACAGTCCAATACGGACAGAGAATTACGACTGGGAccacataaccatccctacaCTAAAACTGTTGTGTAGCATAAGAAGCTAACAGAATACAGGCTTCGGACAGGTTTCATCATTGCTATATATGGATAAAATAGGGCACTTCATTTTGGAACTAAAAGAAAACTTAAAGAAACTGAAGGAAAACAGAATTCTTGAATAGAATGAAACCTAGTTTTTGTCGTGTTTGTTGGAAAGCAATATTTTACAGACAATGACTAACTGACACAATTTCATTAATATTGATGTTAATAGAATAAAGTAATTCTACGTTCCATAAACGACCTAAGTTGTGATTGCGAAAAGGTCTGTTTTTTGGCAATTCGAAATTCAGTGCATAACTGtaattgaaatgaatttaaactGTTTTGAGTTCGATAAAATTGAATACTCAAATCAAAGTATTGATTTATCAATACTTTATCAAAacacaaaattttcatttaacatGAAAATGTTACATTTACTTCTGAAGTTAATACCTACTGTACATCCGCTACCGGGTTCAAACTATCATGTTCAGAGTTCAAAGATCAAGTGTGATTAATTAGTAAAGTATATGTTAAAGATAAGCTATGAACAGTGATGAATTGTGatgatttaaatataattgattCATAAAATGAAGTTGGAGTTGATGAAGTaaaaattaatcaatattttgaCTCACGGTGAATCGATTTAATATGGTGAATCTTATGATGTATTAAAATCTGTTTAATCTTTTTGTGCCCACAATTTGATgacaatttaattaaaaatatatctacATTAATCAATCAATGACATACGTCGAAGGAGAGTCATAATTTAGGAATAGAAGAAGTATGGATAAAATCGAGTTTTAACTTACGGAGAATTCCTGAACATATTCTAAATGACCAACAGAATGAATACAGGCTACACACAACTCCAATCGAGTCAAATTAGTCCGCATGAATTAGCCATAATAGGAATATATTTACAATTGCTCAAAGAAATGGCAAGAATCCAATGCAAAAGCATAAACGGTTGAAAAATTGCGAGCTGCTTTGAGCAACCTATATTAGGTCATTACTGCAACACAACTAGCCAAATGTACTAATTTATCCGCCGTGATAAATTATCACTACAATCTACCACATTTAATTTTCACACAttgataatattgataaataccTTGTATACTTGCAGTTTCTGCAGATAGATCCCATATGAAagcaaaaattatatataagtatattacAAATCACTCCTGGAGAACACAGTGGAAAAATTTTACGAAAACTACAAACTACCAGTAGTTTTATGCCTCTAACATTTTACATCATAATTTTTACATAATATCGATCGAAAAAAGTTTATCATTGGTAACGAATAGGGGAAATCCCAGAAAcgaatatttttccaaatatatattcaactgTATAATAGATCAGAACTCATATACCTAAATATTCTAActgaaatttatttctcatAAGCTTAGCTTGAATAATCGAGAAACTGTCGTCGGTTTGATAGTATTTTTTCCAAACTGTAAACGGCAGCCATTTGGCTGTTCATGATTTCGCTTCAAAATTCAACAAAGCCTCGGATTGGCGCATTAACCTTAAGCATAGGCCTGTTATAGCTCTGTTACTATATACAATGCTCTTCCAACTCAAACACAATTCAGTCTTTGCACTGAATGACGTAATAGGAAATGACAGTTCGCGTTACACGTCGttttcaaaaacagaaaatgATTATGCAACCATACCATTCCTCCGGGATAAA encodes:
- the LOC120337456 gene encoding inward rectifier potassium channel 2-like isoform X1; the protein is MDSTQYETSTRVGRGMNIMDTVSGRIESGEGDAYVQITDPGIERKEKCIHQEDNDSNNAVIMTCTSIDSCRSKEESLPPYRSNEYTNEIMRHSSNRLLHRKKKCRFIKKSGHCNVSHAHLSDKPQRFMADIFTTCVDLRWRWNLLLFSTAFIISWLFFGLLYWLIAHVHGDFVEGGNETACINNLEASAPFTSAFLFSLETQTTIGYGLRVVTEECASAIIIVVLQSVFGCVIDAFMIGLIMAKISRPKKRAETLLFSKKACVNVRDGQMCLMVRVGNLRKSHLVEATIRMQYIYSRTTLEGEFIPLEQIDLHLDLKNDSDRLFLVTPQTICHPIDADSPLYNMNKESLKDADFEIILILEGMVEATGMTTQARASYLPGEMLWGHRFENVITFTQSNGYNVNFKKFDNTYETVGTPTCSPAELMIPRLMIPNGSTEDTKIRSATSSIKRIREDHSISDGRDSGYTPVEEEDRPSTESTKTLSSISSTGSRFSMTSDPKHKVWSRRKKDDASTENKVEDSVFLPTSDDDVTEKQINQTQNEKNITMTNSSQILTEKNVANGVLASNHITPEVATVKENRVDEQNVIAPKTVFQVVPVKESDETALLLDSLPACKATPVIQVLDEQPRITDSPV
- the LOC120337456 gene encoding inward rectifier potassium channel 2-like isoform X2; this translates as MGSICRNCKYTRIESGEGDAYVQITDPGIERKEKCIHQEDNDSNNAVIMTCTSIDSCRSKEESLPPYRSNEYTNEIMRHSSNRLLHRKKKCRFIKKSGHCNVSHAHLSDKPQRFMADIFTTCVDLRWRWNLLLFSTAFIISWLFFGLLYWLIAHVHGDFVEGGNETACINNLEASAPFTSAFLFSLETQTTIGYGLRVVTEECASAIIIVVLQSVFGCVIDAFMIGLIMAKISRPKKRAETLLFSKKACVNVRDGQMCLMVRVGNLRKSHLVEATIRMQYIYSRTTLEGEFIPLEQIDLHLDLKNDSDRLFLVTPQTICHPIDADSPLYNMNKESLKDADFEIILILEGMVEATGMTTQARASYLPGEMLWGHRFENVITFTQSNGYNVNFKKFDNTYETVGTPTCSPAELMIPRLMIPNGSTEDTKIRSATSSIKRIREDHSISDGRDSGYTPVEEEDRPSTESTKTLSSISSTGSRFSMTSDPKHKVWSRRKKDDASTENKVEDSVFLPTSDDDVTEKQINQTQNEKNITMTNSSQILTEKNVANGVLASNHITPEVATVKENRVDEQNVIAPKTVFQVVPVKESDETALLLDSLPACKATPVIQVLDEQPRITDSPV
- the LOC120337456 gene encoding inward rectifier potassium channel 2-like isoform X3, which translates into the protein MTCTSIDSCRSKEESLPPYRSNEYTNEIMRHSSNRLLHRKKKCRFIKKSGHCNVSHAHLSDKPQRFMADIFTTCVDLRWRWNLLLFSTAFIISWLFFGLLYWLIAHVHGDFVEGGNETACINNLEASAPFTSAFLFSLETQTTIGYGLRVVTEECASAIIIVVLQSVFGCVIDAFMIGLIMAKISRPKKRAETLLFSKKACVNVRDGQMCLMVRVGNLRKSHLVEATIRMQYIYSRTTLEGEFIPLEQIDLHLDLKNDSDRLFLVTPQTICHPIDADSPLYNMNKESLKDADFEIILILEGMVEATGMTTQARASYLPGEMLWGHRFENVITFTQSNGYNVNFKKFDNTYETVGTPTCSPAELMIPRLMIPNGSTEDTKIRSATSSIKRIREDHSISDGRDSGYTPVEEEDRPSTESTKTLSSISSTGSRFSMTSDPKHKVWSRRKKDDASTENKVEDSVFLPTSDDDVTEKQINQTQNEKNITMTNSSQILTEKNVANGVLASNHITPEVATVKENRVDEQNVIAPKTVFQVVPVKESDETALLLDSLPACKATPVIQVLDEQPRITDSPV